The Streptomyces avermitilis MA-4680 = NBRC 14893 genome contains a region encoding:
- a CDS encoding FadR/GntR family transcriptional regulator — MARDLQERIKKLIIDRRLPSGAVLPTEPELMKLLGASRNSVREALKALQAMGIVEIRHGFGTYVGPMSMAPMIEGLAFRTVAGHRRGEDSLLQLLELREAMETGLVSRLAGRVAPRDLVELDGLVDRMEREAAEGAGLAETDRAFHATLYRGLGNVLLSEVLEAFWDAFHRVRTDLADVPQDPRVTCRQHREILDAVRSGDSIRAEEAIREHFGNIRTRLASTEPIAPTRRPN; from the coding sequence ATGGCGCGCGACCTGCAAGAGCGGATCAAGAAGCTCATCATCGACCGGCGGCTGCCCTCGGGGGCCGTGCTGCCGACCGAGCCCGAACTGATGAAGCTGCTCGGCGCCAGCCGGAACTCCGTGCGCGAGGCCCTCAAGGCGCTCCAGGCGATGGGCATCGTCGAGATCCGGCACGGCTTCGGGACGTACGTCGGGCCGATGTCCATGGCCCCGATGATCGAGGGGCTCGCCTTCCGCACGGTCGCCGGGCACCGTCGCGGCGAGGACTCCCTGCTCCAGCTCCTGGAACTGCGCGAGGCGATGGAGACCGGGCTCGTCTCGCGGCTCGCCGGCCGGGTCGCGCCGCGGGATCTCGTTGAACTGGATGGCCTCGTCGACCGTATGGAGAGGGAGGCCGCCGAAGGAGCCGGCCTCGCCGAGACGGACCGCGCCTTTCACGCCACCCTCTACCGGGGCCTTGGCAATGTATTGCTGAGCGAGGTCCTGGAGGCCTTCTGGGACGCCTTCCACCGCGTACGCACCGATCTGGCGGACGTGCCGCAGGACCCACGGGTCACCTGTCGGCAGCACCGGGAGATCCTCGACGCGGTCCGCTCGGGGGATTCCATACGGGCGGAGGAGGCGATAAGGGAGCACTTCGGCAACATCCGTACACGGCTGGCCTCAACGGAACCAATCGCACCCACAAGGCGTCCCAATTAG
- a CDS encoding peptidoglycan-binding protein produces the protein MATPEFEEFDPASGCDCPGCVHWHRAGGAPSGGRPRAGESPFALSGQLVRPAARGALVLAAVAGAVLGASHSMPAVAAAHGPVRPGVPAGDEPQNPQGGKAPLHGPGGRPATVKAPPTTRAAIIDRARTWTAAEIPYSMSAYWSDGYRQDCSGFVSMAWNLGDNEWTGSLDKFGVRISKEEIKPGDILLFHNPDNPEKGSHVVLFGGWTDYTHTEYLAYEETPPVARMQATPYAYWSNSDSYVAYRYMSVLEDVGVSGSPAAVPLEVVPDYPGDAYFGPGADNRYVTQLGRLLVDRGGARFYATGPGPRWSDADSRATQAFQEAQGWQGAGADGLPDPTTWAYLLERKGRDIPPADSSGVTGSPVGDRRSVEAFPRAKGRRGGAADGHPGPEAWRRLFA, from the coding sequence ATGGCGACTCCGGAATTCGAGGAATTCGATCCCGCGAGCGGCTGCGACTGCCCCGGCTGTGTTCACTGGCATCGCGCCGGGGGTGCCCCCTCGGGAGGTCGTCCGAGGGCGGGGGAGTCCCCTTTCGCGCTGTCGGGACAGCTCGTCCGCCCGGCGGCCCGCGGAGCGCTGGTCCTGGCCGCGGTGGCCGGTGCGGTCCTTGGCGCAAGCCACTCGATGCCGGCCGTCGCCGCCGCTCACGGCCCCGTTCGGCCGGGCGTTCCCGCAGGTGACGAGCCCCAGAACCCACAGGGGGGCAAGGCTCCGCTGCATGGCCCCGGCGGCCGCCCCGCAACCGTGAAAGCGCCCCCGACCACCCGGGCCGCGATCATCGACCGGGCCAGGACATGGACCGCCGCGGAGATCCCGTACAGCATGAGCGCCTACTGGTCCGACGGGTACCGCCAGGACTGCTCGGGCTTTGTCTCGATGGCCTGGAACCTCGGCGACAACGAATGGACGGGCAGCCTGGACAAGTTCGGCGTCCGCATTTCGAAGGAGGAGATCAAGCCCGGCGACATTCTCCTCTTCCATAATCCCGACAACCCGGAGAAGGGCTCGCACGTCGTCCTTTTCGGCGGCTGGACGGACTACACGCACACGGAATACCTCGCCTACGAGGAAACGCCCCCGGTCGCCCGGATGCAGGCCACTCCGTACGCCTACTGGAGCAATTCCGACAGCTATGTGGCGTACCGCTACATGAGCGTGCTGGAGGACGTGGGCGTTTCGGGGTCCCCCGCGGCCGTGCCCCTGGAAGTGGTTCCCGACTACCCGGGCGACGCCTACTTCGGGCCGGGTGCCGACAACCGTTACGTCACCCAGCTCGGCCGGCTCCTCGTCGACCGCGGCGGGGCCCGCTTCTACGCCACCGGGCCGGGCCCGCGCTGGTCGGACGCGGACAGCCGGGCCACCCAGGCGTTCCAGGAGGCGCAGGGCTGGCAAGGGGCGGGGGCGGACGGGCTGCCGGACCCGACGACCTGGGCCTACCTGCTGGAAAGGAAGGGGCGGGACATTCCGCCGGCCGACAGCTCCGGGGTCACGGGCAGCCCGGTGGGGGACCGGCGGAGCGTCGAGGCGTTCCCGCGCGCCAAGGGCCGGCGCGGTGGTGCGGCCGACGGCCACCCGGGGCCCGAGGCCTGGCGGCGGCTGTTCGCCTGA
- a CDS encoding SPFH domain-containing protein, which produces MTTTTSNTPESEGPPHNGAPRPARLIHNESTTEIPVHLLFRDDPDPDPDPVSVPPAPAVVGRRRGTGEQPRLRRSVPVRERPVPVVDPELVERPARVLPGAAGVLAGVCGVAGCVVTSWWSGVLPPVAARVLQSLSGDVAHQLGGALPWYEGAGLGPAQWAAYAGAGALGLFGFGGLARGCTGRAWVLGLFGRYRGTIRRTGLMWVNPLLLRRRVDVRLRHWRSEPMPAVDANGVPLRVVVLVTWRVKDTARALLGIDDHQTYLRECVESALARVLPQVPAEAPVVKDTVSLRNVDAVGDTLTRLVAADAAPVGLEVFSAQPTRIEYAPEVAARMQRRRIAALDAQHRDTVLTSVVDSVQDTVTRLTMRGLVELDDYERKALVKDLTVAFYTGHRESS; this is translated from the coding sequence ATGACTACGACAACGTCGAACACGCCGGAGTCCGAAGGCCCGCCGCACAACGGCGCTCCGCGGCCCGCCCGGCTCATCCACAACGAGTCGACCACCGAGATCCCCGTCCATCTCCTCTTCCGGGACGACCCCGACCCCGACCCCGACCCCGTCTCCGTGCCGCCGGCGCCCGCCGTCGTGGGGCGCCGGCGCGGCACCGGTGAACAGCCGCGCCTACGCCGGTCCGTCCCGGTCAGGGAGCGCCCGGTGCCGGTCGTCGATCCGGAGCTGGTGGAACGCCCCGCACGGGTGCTGCCCGGCGCGGCGGGCGTACTGGCCGGCGTCTGCGGGGTGGCCGGCTGTGTCGTCACCTCGTGGTGGTCGGGCGTCCTGCCGCCGGTCGCGGCACGGGTGCTGCAGAGTCTGTCCGGGGACGTCGCGCACCAGTTGGGCGGCGCGCTGCCCTGGTACGAGGGTGCCGGGCTCGGTCCCGCCCAGTGGGCCGCGTACGCCGGAGCCGGGGCGCTCGGTCTGTTCGGCTTCGGCGGCCTGGCCCGCGGCTGCACCGGACGGGCCTGGGTGCTCGGCCTCTTCGGCCGCTACCGGGGCACCATCCGGCGCACCGGGCTGATGTGGGTGAACCCGCTGCTGCTGCGCCGCCGTGTCGACGTAAGGCTGCGGCACTGGCGCAGCGAGCCGATGCCGGCGGTCGACGCCAACGGGGTGCCGCTGCGGGTGGTCGTCCTGGTCACCTGGCGGGTCAAGGACACCGCGCGGGCCCTGCTCGGCATCGACGACCACCAGACCTATCTGCGCGAGTGCGTGGAGTCGGCGCTCGCTCGGGTGCTCCCGCAGGTTCCGGCCGAGGCGCCCGTCGTGAAGGACACGGTGAGCCTGCGCAACGTCGACGCGGTCGGCGACACGCTCACCCGCCTGGTGGCGGCGGACGCGGCGCCGGTGGGCCTGGAGGTGTTCTCGGCGCAGCCGACGCGGATCGAGTACGCCCCCGAGGTCGCGGCGCGGATGCAGCGCCGCCGGATCGCCGCGCTGGACGCCCAGCACCGGGACACGGTGCTCACCTCGGTCGTCGACTCGGTCCAGGACACGGTGACGCGGCTGACCATGCGCGGCCTGGTCGAGCTCGACGACTACGAGCGCAAGGCACTCGTGAAGGACCTGACGGTGGCGTTCTACACGGGACACAGAGAATCGTCGTGA
- a CDS encoding lytic polysaccharide monooxygenase auxiliary activity family 9 protein — MRIRTTRKEPRRATGKAAGKAKVYAAVIGLATAGTFVLSTGPAGAHGYTDQPLSRQKMCATGGSVANCGDIQWEPQSVEGPKGFPAGGPADGQICSAGHSNFGQLNQPKTPAGTAWPTTRVTGGQSYSFRWQFTASHATTDFKYYVTKAGWNQNHALTRADLNTTPFLTVPYNNQRPPSTLSHSGTLPTGLSGHHVILGVWTIADTANAFYSCADVTF, encoded by the coding sequence ATGCGCATACGGACGACCAGGAAAGAGCCCCGGCGAGCGACCGGGAAAGCGGCCGGGAAGGCCAAGGTGTACGCGGCCGTCATCGGTCTCGCGACGGCGGGCACCTTCGTGCTCTCCACCGGCCCGGCCGGCGCCCACGGCTACACCGACCAGCCCCTCAGCCGGCAGAAGATGTGCGCGACCGGCGGGTCCGTGGCCAACTGCGGTGACATCCAGTGGGAGCCCCAGAGCGTCGAGGGCCCCAAGGGCTTCCCCGCGGGCGGACCGGCCGACGGACAGATCTGTTCGGCGGGCCACTCCAACTTCGGCCAGCTCAACCAGCCCAAGACCCCCGCGGGCACGGCCTGGCCCACGACCAGGGTGACGGGCGGACAGAGCTACAGCTTCCGCTGGCAGTTCACCGCCTCGCACGCCACGACCGACTTCAAGTACTACGTCACGAAGGCCGGCTGGAACCAGAACCACGCGCTGACCCGCGCGGATCTGAACACCACGCCGTTCCTGACGGTGCCGTACAACAACCAGCGCCCGCCGTCCACGCTCTCCCACAGCGGCACCCTGCCCACCGGGCTGAGCGGTCACCACGTCATCCTCGGGGTCTGGACGATCGCGGACACGGCGAACGCGTTCTACTCGTGCGCCGACGTCACTTTCTGA
- a CDS encoding DUF3592 domain-containing protein produces the protein MDVIFYAIPSLIIAGVLAMATVVVRRSLQLRSNWNSGLVAEARCLRAYTTTSGGGGDTSVSTTQHHVYEFTSGDGLTIRFDEANGPGTTVPGDIVTVHYTAERPDRATAHAPARGLALAGTIGILVFLGVVAVSCVGFMVTYTEVFAGDGGFSTMP, from the coding sequence ATGGACGTCATTTTCTATGCCATACCCAGCCTGATCATCGCCGGCGTGCTGGCCATGGCGACCGTGGTCGTCAGGCGCTCGCTCCAGCTCAGGAGCAACTGGAACAGCGGACTGGTCGCCGAGGCGCGCTGTCTGCGGGCGTACACCACGACCAGCGGTGGCGGCGGTGACACCTCCGTGAGCACCACCCAGCACCACGTCTACGAGTTCACCAGCGGCGACGGCCTCACGATCCGCTTCGACGAGGCGAACGGCCCGGGGACGACCGTCCCGGGCGACATCGTCACCGTGCACTACACGGCCGAGCGCCCCGACCGGGCCACCGCCCACGCCCCGGCGCGCGGCCTGGCCCTGGCCGGCACGATCGGCATCCTGGTGTTCCTCGGGGTGGTCGCCGTGTCCTGCGTCGGCTTCATGGTTACGTACACCGAAGTCTTCGCGGGGGACGGCGGGTTCAGCACCATGCCGTAG
- a CDS encoding long-chain-fatty-acid--CoA ligase, with amino-acid sequence MESMRRTVAELVRERWGDHRPGLWFEGRVLSHHQMAAGAAARAELLAGLLASGAEPHVGVLLDNTPEYPLWLSAAAVAGAAVAGLNPTRRGPELARDIRHTECRVVVTERAHLPLLDGLELPGVRLLVTDTDAYEELLAPYADAEPDASRATPDDRLLLYFTSGSTGAPKAAICSQGRLAAAGHSLVGHFGVRPDDVHYVCMPMFHGNAVIADWAPALAAGAGVALRRRFSASGFLPDVRAYGATYFTYVGRAVQYILATEERPGDRDNPLRLGFGTEAGAVDAAAFERRFGVRLVEGYGSSEGGAAIQWRPGTPPGAVGRAAPGDDLAVLDPDTREECPPAEFDAAGRLGNGAEAIGELVNRGPNPFEGYWRNPEADAARRRAGWYWTGDLFYRDADGFLYFAGRTDDRLRVDSENLAAATIENILARYEGAAAVAVYAVPDPVAGDQVMATVAGDFDPLGFAAFLLAQPDLGTKMAPRFVRVVERMPVTATNKIHRAGLRREGFRCADPVWWRPPGERCYRRLTGADVAGLVDEYRARGREELLTRA; translated from the coding sequence ATGGAGTCCATGAGGCGTACCGTCGCGGAGCTGGTGCGGGAACGGTGGGGCGACCACCGGCCGGGGCTGTGGTTCGAAGGGCGGGTGCTCAGCCATCACCAGATGGCGGCGGGCGCGGCGGCCCGCGCGGAGCTGCTGGCCGGCCTGCTGGCGTCCGGCGCCGAACCGCATGTCGGGGTCCTGCTCGACAACACCCCCGAGTACCCGCTGTGGCTGAGCGCGGCCGCCGTCGCCGGTGCGGCCGTCGCCGGCCTCAACCCCACCCGACGCGGCCCCGAACTGGCCCGCGACATCCGGCACACCGAGTGCCGGGTCGTGGTCACCGAGCGCGCCCACCTGCCGCTCCTCGACGGGCTCGAACTGCCCGGCGTACGCCTGCTGGTGACCGACACGGACGCCTACGAGGAACTGCTCGCGCCCTACGCCGACGCGGAGCCGGACGCGTCCCGGGCCACCCCGGACGACCGCCTCCTGCTGTACTTCACCTCCGGCTCGACGGGCGCCCCCAAGGCCGCGATCTGCTCCCAGGGCCGGCTGGCCGCCGCCGGGCACTCACTCGTCGGTCACTTCGGGGTGCGCCCGGACGACGTGCACTACGTCTGTATGCCGATGTTCCACGGCAACGCGGTGATCGCCGACTGGGCGCCCGCGCTCGCGGCGGGTGCGGGGGTGGCGCTGCGCCGGCGCTTCTCGGCCTCGGGCTTTCTGCCGGACGTACGGGCGTACGGGGCGACGTACTTCACGTATGTGGGGCGTGCCGTCCAGTACATCCTGGCCACCGAGGAGCGGCCCGGCGACCGGGACAACCCGCTGCGGCTCGGCTTCGGCACGGAGGCGGGGGCGGTGGACGCGGCGGCCTTCGAGCGGCGGTTCGGGGTGCGGCTGGTGGAGGGGTACGGCTCCTCGGAGGGCGGCGCGGCGATCCAGTGGCGTCCTGGCACCCCGCCGGGGGCGGTCGGCCGGGCGGCCCCCGGGGACGACCTGGCGGTACTCGACCCGGACACCCGCGAGGAGTGCCCGCCGGCCGAGTTCGACGCGGCCGGCCGGCTCGGCAACGGGGCCGAGGCGATAGGGGAGCTGGTGAACCGCGGGCCCAACCCCTTCGAGGGCTACTGGCGCAATCCCGAGGCGGACGCGGCGAGGCGGCGGGCGGGCTGGTACTGGACGGGTGACCTGTTCTACCGGGACGCCGACGGGTTCCTCTACTTCGCCGGCCGCACGGACGACCGGCTGCGCGTCGACAGCGAGAACCTCGCCGCCGCGACGATCGAGAACATCCTCGCCCGGTACGAGGGTGCCGCCGCCGTCGCCGTGTACGCGGTGCCGGATCCGGTGGCCGGGGACCAGGTGATGGCGACGGTCGCCGGTGACTTCGACCCGCTCGGCTTCGCCGCGTTCCTGCTGGCCCAGCCGGATCTGGGGACGAAGATGGCGCCCCGGTTCGTCCGGGTCGTGGAGCGGATGCCGGTCACGGCCACGAACAAGATCCATCGGGCGGGGCTGCGGCGGGAGGGGTTCCGGTGCGCCGACCCGGTGTGGTGGCGGCCGCCCGGGGAGCGCTGCTACCGGCGGCTCACCGGGGCGGATGTGGCGGGGCTGGTGGACGAGTACCGGGCGCGGGGGCGGGAGGAGCTCCTCACCAGGGCGTAG
- a CDS encoding IclR family transcriptional regulator produces MALKHEPTAPNHSAQDALRVLETVARHSTGVTDTELARRTGLGTERLTALLRMLRREGYVEQVADGEYVPGASLSRLGSTHGHDQALREKLQHTLDRLRDSVGAAIYISRYIDGEVHVTQCAEGPTTPAVHEWVDFRSSAHASAVGKSLLGQLDLNGRRDHLARHKMARLTSRTITSERVLLSRLDAQPPTVPVLDLQEYAVGTVCAAVPITAGSSVGCLALSLPIEHAHRLRQAAETLNKGAAPVLLSLAI; encoded by the coding sequence GTGGCGCTGAAGCACGAGCCGACCGCCCCGAACCACTCGGCCCAGGACGCCCTCCGCGTCCTGGAGACGGTGGCCCGACACTCCACCGGCGTCACCGACACCGAACTCGCCCGTCGGACCGGTCTCGGCACGGAGCGGCTGACCGCCCTCCTGCGGATGCTGCGCAGGGAGGGATACGTCGAACAGGTCGCCGACGGGGAGTACGTCCCCGGTGCCTCCCTCAGCAGGCTGGGTTCCACGCACGGCCATGACCAGGCCCTGCGGGAGAAGCTCCAGCACACCCTCGACCGGCTGCGCGACTCCGTGGGTGCCGCGATCTACATCAGCCGCTACATAGACGGCGAGGTGCACGTCACCCAGTGCGCGGAGGGCCCGACCACGCCCGCCGTGCACGAGTGGGTCGACTTCCGCTCCTCCGCCCACGCCAGCGCGGTCGGCAAGAGCCTGCTCGGCCAGCTCGATCTCAACGGACGCCGCGACCACCTCGCCCGCCACAAGATGGCCCGCCTCACCTCGCGGACGATCACCAGCGAGCGGGTGCTGCTGTCCCGTCTGGACGCCCAGCCGCCGACGGTTCCCGTGCTCGACCTCCAGGAATACGCGGTCGGCACGGTCTGCGCGGCCGTCCCGATCACCGCCGGCTCCTCCGTGGGCTGCCTCGCCCTGTCCCTGCCGATCGAGCACGCCCACCGCCTGCGGCAGGCGGCGGAAACGCTGAACAAGGGGGCGGCGCCGGTCCTGCTCTCGCTGGCGATCTAG
- the ehuA gene encoding ectoine/hydroxyectoine ABC transporter ATP-binding protein EhuA, whose protein sequence is MPADTTPSTQTAGPTVDGDELIRFEKVTKSFGSHTVLDSLDFSVDSGKHVTLIGPSGSGKTTILRLLMTLTKPDSGTIRVNGDYLTHEEKNGALVPAGEKHVREVRKNIGMVFQQFNLFPNMKVLRNVTEAPVTVLGLAKDEAEQRARELLDLVGLADKADAYPTQLSGGQQQRVAIARALAMRPQVLLLDEVTSALDPELVAGVLDVLRDIARSTDITMLCVTHEMNFARDISDQVLMFDAGHVIESGSPEKIFGDPDHERTREFLSAVR, encoded by the coding sequence TTGCCCGCTGACACCACCCCCTCGACACAGACGGCCGGCCCCACGGTGGACGGCGACGAGCTGATCCGCTTCGAGAAGGTCACCAAGAGCTTCGGGTCCCACACCGTGCTGGACTCGCTGGACTTCTCCGTCGACTCCGGCAAGCACGTCACCCTGATCGGCCCGTCCGGCTCCGGCAAGACGACGATCCTGCGGCTGCTGATGACGCTGACGAAGCCCGACTCGGGCACGATCAGGGTCAACGGCGACTACCTCACCCACGAGGAGAAGAACGGCGCCCTGGTCCCGGCCGGTGAGAAGCACGTCCGCGAGGTCCGCAAGAACATCGGGATGGTCTTCCAGCAGTTCAACCTGTTCCCGAACATGAAGGTGCTGCGCAACGTCACCGAGGCGCCCGTCACCGTGCTCGGTCTGGCCAAGGACGAGGCCGAGCAGCGGGCCCGTGAACTGCTCGACCTGGTGGGCCTCGCCGACAAGGCGGACGCCTATCCGACCCAGCTGTCGGGCGGGCAACAGCAGCGGGTCGCGATAGCCCGGGCCCTCGCCATGCGCCCCCAGGTGCTGCTGCTCGACGAGGTGACGTCGGCGCTGGACCCCGAGCTCGTCGCGGGCGTCCTGGACGTCCTGCGCGACATCGCCCGCAGTACGGACATCACGATGCTCTGCGTGACCCACGAGATGAACTTCGCCCGGGACATCTCCGACCAGGTGCTGATGTTCGACGCGGGCCATGTGATCGAGTCCGGGTCGCCGGAGAAGATCTTCGGCGACCCCGACCACGAGCGCACCCGCGAGTTCCTGAGCGCGGTCCGCTGA
- the ehuD gene encoding ectoine/hydroxyectoine ABC transporter permease subunit EhuD, translated as MNWNWSTLGDFMPRFWDGVLVTLEALVLGSLIAFALGLVWALAQRSSLKAVRWPVLAVTEFIRNTPLLVQLFFFFYVLPEWGITLSALATGVIGLGLHYSTYTAEVYRAGIDGVPVGQWEAATALSLPRSRTWTAVILPQALRRVVPALGNYVIAMLKDSPMLMTIGVLEMLGEARQFGSRTFHMNEPIVLVGVAFIVIAYPASLLLRALERRLAR; from the coding sequence GTGAACTGGAACTGGTCCACGCTCGGCGACTTCATGCCCCGGTTCTGGGACGGTGTCCTGGTGACGCTCGAGGCCCTGGTCCTCGGCTCGCTGATCGCCTTCGCCCTCGGACTGGTCTGGGCCCTCGCCCAGCGCTCGTCGCTGAAGGCGGTGCGATGGCCCGTCCTGGCCGTCACCGAGTTCATCCGCAACACCCCGCTGCTCGTGCAGCTTTTCTTCTTCTTCTACGTCCTGCCCGAGTGGGGCATCACCCTGTCCGCGCTGGCCACCGGCGTGATCGGCCTGGGCCTGCACTACTCCACGTACACCGCGGAGGTCTATCGCGCGGGCATCGACGGCGTTCCCGTGGGCCAGTGGGAGGCGGCCACGGCGCTCAGCCTGCCCCGTTCGCGCACCTGGACCGCGGTCATCCTGCCGCAGGCCCTGCGCCGCGTCGTGCCCGCCCTCGGCAACTACGTCATCGCGATGCTGAAGGACTCGCCGATGCTCATGACCATCGGCGTGCTGGAGATGCTGGGCGAGGCCCGCCAGTTCGGTTCGCGGACCTTCCACATGAACGAGCCGATCGTGCTCGTCGGCGTCGCCTTCATCGTCATCGCCTACCCCGCCTCCCTTCTCCTCCGAGCTCTGGAGCGCCGCCTTGCCCGCTGA
- the ehuC gene encoding ectoine/hydroxyectoine ABC transporter permease subunit EhuC, with protein sequence MSEISAGLWELLLKGVWITVQLTVYSAALGAVVAFTVGLARTHRLWVVRFLSGAYFEVFRGTSALVLMLWVFFVVPLTLGWQLVPMWAAVLTLGCTYGAYGSEIVRGAVAAVAPAQREAGIALSFTPAQRLRKIILPQAWPEMVPPFNNLLIELLKGTALVSVLGVGDITFAAQLVRNATGQSAPVYTVILVMYFVLAFLLTRVMRLVERRAKAGIGQSPAGGAAVTQKTGLGPQQDFARSWSGPGGAS encoded by the coding sequence ATGAGTGAGATAAGCGCAGGCTTGTGGGAGCTGCTCCTCAAGGGTGTGTGGATCACGGTCCAGTTGACCGTCTACAGCGCCGCGCTCGGCGCCGTGGTCGCCTTCACCGTCGGCCTGGCCCGTACCCATCGGCTGTGGGTCGTACGTTTCCTGTCCGGGGCCTACTTCGAGGTGTTCCGCGGTACGTCCGCGCTGGTCCTGATGCTATGGGTGTTCTTCGTGGTGCCGCTGACCCTGGGCTGGCAGCTGGTCCCGATGTGGGCCGCCGTACTCACGCTCGGCTGCACCTACGGCGCCTACGGCTCCGAGATCGTGCGCGGTGCCGTCGCGGCCGTCGCGCCGGCCCAGCGCGAGGCGGGGATCGCACTGAGCTTCACACCCGCCCAGCGGCTGCGGAAGATCATCCTGCCGCAGGCCTGGCCCGAGATGGTGCCCCCCTTCAACAACCTGCTCATCGAGCTGCTGAAGGGCACCGCCCTGGTGTCCGTCCTCGGCGTGGGGGACATCACCTTCGCCGCCCAGCTGGTGCGTAACGCCACCGGACAGAGCGCTCCGGTGTACACGGTGATCCTGGTCATGTACTTCGTGCTCGCGTTCCTGCTGACCCGGGTGATGCGCCTGGTGGAGCGCAGGGCCAAGGCCGGCATCGGGCAGTCCCCGGCCGGCGGCGCCGCCGTGACGCAGAAGACCGGCCTCGGCCCGCAGCAGGACTTCGCCCGCAGCTGGTCCGGCCCCGGAGGTGCCTCGTGA
- the ehuB gene encoding ectoine/hydroxyectoine ABC transporter substrate-binding protein EhuB has product MPRDRLRRRSLLAGAAALATVGTVGATSGCSRVATADTGDGGHLLEQLRARGTVRLGIAGEQPYGYIGKDGRVTGSAPVIATRIFNELGIDHVEPFPTDFGSLIFGLNSLQFDVVAAGMYITPERCGQVVFADPEYQMKDAFIVRKGNPLKLRTYADLGRSKARVATGIGYAEIDYIKEAGVRKVDTLPDQLAGLLAVEQGRVDVFVGTAVTVRNVVKETGSSKAEATAEVTPYLDGKPVTDVGAFAFRRPERNLRDAYNRELRKLKRSGELLEIMRPFGFTKAQMTTITAEEKCTP; this is encoded by the coding sequence ATGCCCCGAGACAGACTCCGCCGCCGCTCCCTCCTCGCGGGAGCGGCGGCCCTCGCCACGGTGGGCACGGTCGGCGCGACCAGCGGATGCAGCCGGGTGGCCACCGCCGACACCGGGGACGGGGGCCATCTGCTGGAGCAGCTGAGGGCCAGGGGAACCGTACGGCTCGGCATCGCGGGCGAGCAGCCCTACGGCTACATCGGCAAGGACGGAAGGGTGACGGGGTCGGCGCCGGTCATCGCCACCCGTATCTTCAACGAACTCGGCATCGACCATGTCGAGCCGTTCCCCACCGACTTCGGCTCGCTGATCTTCGGCCTCAACTCCCTCCAGTTCGACGTGGTCGCCGCCGGGATGTACATCACCCCGGAACGCTGCGGGCAGGTCGTCTTCGCCGATCCCGAGTACCAGATGAAGGACGCCTTCATCGTGCGCAAGGGCAACCCGCTGAAGCTGCGCACCTACGCGGACCTCGGCAGGTCGAAGGCCCGCGTGGCCACCGGCATCGGCTACGCGGAGATCGACTACATCAAGGAGGCGGGGGTCAGGAAGGTCGACACCCTGCCGGACCAGCTGGCCGGTCTCCTCGCCGTCGAGCAGGGCCGCGTCGACGTGTTCGTCGGCACCGCGGTCACGGTGCGCAACGTGGTCAAGGAGACCGGGAGCAGCAAGGCGGAGGCGACCGCCGAGGTCACGCCCTATCTGGACGGCAAACCGGTCACCGACGTCGGCGCCTTCGCGTTCCGCAGGCCGGAGCGGAACCTGCGCGACGCCTACAACCGTGAGCTGCGCAAGCTGAAGCGAAGCGGTGAACTCCTGGAGATCATGCGGCCCTTCGGCTTCACGAAGGCCCAGATGACGACCATCACGGCCGAGGAGAAGTGCACACCATGA
- a CDS encoding DUF3830 family protein, whose amino-acid sequence MADRYLEVALDKRAVRCTARLLDDRAPLTCQAVWDALPLGSDVYHAKYARNEVYALFPPFAAQEPPLENPTVTPIPGDLCYFTFSGAELGTKAYGYGKAQQETVVDLALFYERNNLLLNGDVGWVPGIVWGQVVEGLDAMAEACNDLWRSGAQGETLSFRRA is encoded by the coding sequence ATGGCAGACCGATACCTCGAAGTCGCGCTCGACAAGCGCGCAGTGCGCTGCACCGCCCGACTTCTCGACGACCGCGCGCCCCTCACCTGCCAGGCGGTGTGGGACGCGCTGCCCCTCGGCTCCGACGTCTACCACGCCAAGTACGCGCGCAACGAGGTCTACGCCCTCTTCCCGCCCTTCGCGGCCCAGGAACCGCCCCTGGAGAACCCGACGGTCACGCCCATCCCCGGCGACCTCTGCTACTTCACCTTCTCCGGCGCGGAGCTGGGCACGAAGGCCTACGGCTACGGAAAGGCCCAGCAGGAGACGGTGGTGGACCTCGCCCTCTTCTACGAGCGCAACAACCTGCTGCTCAACGGCGATGTGGGCTGGGTGCCGGGCATCGTCTGGGGCCAGGTGGTCGAGGGCCTGGACGCGATGGCCGAGGCGTGCAACGACCTGTGGCGATCGGGCGCGCAGGGCGAGACCCTGAGCTTCCGCCGCGCCTAG